CGTTGTAACAATCTGGACAACCATGCCAGAAACACCCATGGAATTGGTACACAGTGTTGGTATCACTATCAAAACCATCAACTTTAACACCACATAAGGATACTTCACCACCATTACCAGCATAAGCAATATTTTCGCTATTGCTGAGAGATTTCAACCACATGAGTGAAATGTCTGAGAACTGATCACTCAACTCCTTGTTGAGGACAGCTATGGTGTTGGGTTTCAGGTACATGCTACGATAAGTAGCCATGCATACACTGGCAATGGTGATATAACAAAAGGGGTCAATGTTAGCAATACCCAGGAAGTCGTTTCGAAGTTGTAAGCATCCACGTCGTAAAATATCCACATCTGAATTGCAGTAGGCAAAGAGCTCTTTTTGCATATCAAATTGATAGCCTTCAGCAACTCTTGCATTATGCCaatcgacaaatttttttcgagcatcAGGTTTCATACGATTTGCGCAGTAGAATCTCTTATCTGGTATTTTTCCGATGTAATTCTTATTTTCAACAGTGTTGAATAAATGAGGAAAGTATCCCTTATGCAATTCAGTTAGTGCAAAAGTCTTTGGAAAGTCTGAAAGTGCCGATGGAACAAAACAATGACTATCGATGATACGTAATTTGAGGGTCTTGATCTTCAGTTCCATTAACTTGCTGCCATTATAAATTGTCTTAGgtaaaattgtttgttttaggCAATACTGAAGAATGAAATGGGCATCATATCCTCGTGCATAATGAGCTATAGCGGTGTAGTTTTTATGCTTTCTACTAATGAGCCATGCACAGAAGTCATCGTTAGTATTGAAGCTGTAGACATTTCCAGAAAAATCGTGAGCAATAATCAGGTTTGGTATATGTTGACCTGTCTCTTGCTGAGCTTCATAATCGAAGAAAATATACTTTTCGGTGTAGgtacactttttattttttatctttgaTGTTGGATCACAGTTCTGGCAGCCTCCTTCACATTTTCCTCCCTTGGCGCTTGTCATTGTCATGTAGCATTTATGAGTTGCTTTCTCCACAATTTGCTTGCAGTTCCGGCATTTGGCGTAACCACACTTATGGTTTTCTGCATTATCATGTCTCTCAAGCTCATTACAAGTCTTACATTTGTACCATGTTTTGCATACAAATGATTTATGCTGGTTCAGACACTGTTCATTCATGCAGTATCTATTACAATCTTTACAAAAAACACGCCTGATACTTTCAGGGTCGTGTTTCACATCTCTGCATAGATAACATTTGGCACCTTTCACACAGGTGATATGTTTATCTTTCTTTGCATATGATGTTAGGcatttttcacagaaattttTAGACCCAAAGAAGGCTTTCATGTTGGTGATTGTGTCATAATGTTCACCTTGCTTGTAGAGATGTATCTTAACATCTTTTTCATCACCTCTGTAGCATACACTGTTGTTGAAATCTGCATTTAACACTGTTATTTGAATGTCaagtttttcttcaactttcttGAAATCTTTGAGGGTAAAACCAGTTTCAGTATCTTCCAAATTATATCCGATATGTCTACACAATTCTTCAGCCAGTTCTTTCTGAATCAGTCTACCCATTCTGATGGTTTTAATATGAGAGGATTCTAACTGACGACCAAGAATATTATTCTGATAATAGGTGAGTCCCACAATGATGGCTCGTGGTCCACACAAGTTATcattatttctaatttcaacAACACTTTTCTTTGTGTGTAAATCTTTGGCCAGGTTAACTATACGTGTTCTTGCTCCACCATGTGGCATGGTTATTGTGTGTACGTTGAATGTACATTTGAAGAGATCAACAGTCCCATCCGAAGTGAGAATTTGCATTAATTTCTCCTTTAATGCGTCAATATGATCATCTTCTTTTCTATAACCCGTGGAAATATAGCGATGGCCGAATTGAGGGTTACTTACCCCGAGATCAATTTTATCACCTTTCCGGAACTGTGACtgttgtttggaaaaattcagcatCTCTTCAAGTGATTTGGTTATGAGGTCAACTGGTGGCAgtttttcaacatcttttttCAGTTGCATTTCATAATCCCGGAACTGTACACCCATTCTCTTGGTGATTTGGGAGTTGATTTCTTTCACTTTAATATATTCCAGTGATGTATAGTCGTCATggtcattatcatcatcattatcaatGTCTGAAGAATCGCCTACCTTGGAAATCTCATCAGTTGGAGCAGCAGCATCACTGGTAGTAATATTAACAGTGGTATTACCATCAACTCCTCCACCAAAGTAGATATTCTGTGTTGGTTCAACTTCATCTTGATTAGAAGCTGTATATCGTTGTAGTATACGCTTCTTAATTGGAAGGTTTTCAACATTGATATCACTGAccgaaacaatttttctttttaaaccaCGCGAATTATCACAAATATTACCCGAACTCTCACGATCAATACACGGATTATTATGATTTATACTTGAACACTCACGATCAGTATTGTCCGTCCAACATAGCTTGAGCTGAATTGTGTCAGTTGCATTTTATGGAAGCCAAAAAGGAATAACAGAAGGGTTTCCCAAATTGATTAGCTTTTATCttgatttatttcaataaatctTTTCCCAGCCAATCAGCCATAAATAAACATGCAAAATAAACAtagccaacaatttttactctctaaaaaattttgggaaccaaaaaaatttggaaaaattcatgaaaaatttgttggaattcgGCTTATGCAAATGACACAATTCAGCTCAAGCTATGTTAGACAGACAATACACAAACAATCACGATCAATTACTGAACAATTACGAACAATTACCGAACAATCACGATCAATTACCGAACAATTACGAACAATTACCGAACAATCACGATCAATTACCGAAGAATTATGAATAACTTCAGAACAATTACAATCAATTACCGAACAATTACAAACAATCACCGAAGAATTACGAATAACTTCCGAACAATTACGATCAATTACCGAACAATTACTATCAATCACTGAACTGTTACAATTATTAACTAACGAACTATCACAATTAACAACTGTGTTGCACggcattttaaaaacataatgaGAAATTTGTGCTTGGGACCTCTATTTATACTTTTCTTAACCACAGATAGAGTAAATAAAAAGAGTGGGGGTATGTTGAAAAAGAGTGGGGGTAATGGAAAATCTATAAATACATGTTAAAATGATGACTCATTTCCTGTTGATAAGATAAGAGTTTCTAAGAATTATTGCACAACATGTCTGTTGATAAGATAAGAGTTTCTGAGAATTCTGGCtagacaaaacaaaaattaagatcAAAGAGAATGCCGCCTTCCTAATGAGATAAAAATTTAAGATAAgattaaaattgttgataatttatGGAATGCTGACTCATTTCCTATTGATAAGATAAGAGTTTCTAAGAATTATTGCGCAACATATCTGTTGATAAGATAAGAGTTTCTGAGAATTCTTGCtagacaaaacaaaaatcaagatCAAAGGGAATGCTGCCTTTCTAATAagataaaaattcaagataagattaaaattgttgataatatTTTATAGAATGCTGACTCATTTCCTGTGCTTTGATGTGCTGCTATCCTGATAAGATAAAAATAGCAATGatgactcatttttttaatagtttGATTTGAGATAAGATAAAAATGGTTGATAATTTATGTTATGCTGACTCATTTCCTGTGCTTCAATGTGTTGCTAATTGCCATTCTGATAAGATGAAAATAGCAGATGACTCATTTCCTGTCTTTTAATTTGAGAGCAAATGTGTAAACCTCAATCTATAAATAGAAGTATCAATTACCAGCATTGTGATACAACAAAGATAATATGAgttcccaaaaattaaaaaacagcattaatgttattaattttgataataatgTAAGAAAACCACATCGTAAGGTGGAAATGTTCCCTGATGTCATCCGTTGCGGTATGTTTGGACCTAGTGGTGCTGGCAAGTCAAATTTACTTCTTACCATGTTAGTATATATTCGACCATTTCGGCATTTGTACTTGTGTTCCAAAACTAGTTACCAGGAAAAGTACAAAACTCTTCGTGAACTCATATATAACCACAATAAAGGGAAGAAAAGTAAAAAGCAGATGATTAACATTCATGAGGTAGCTTCTGAAATCCTACCTGAGCCTGAAGAATtggaaaatgattcaataatcATATTTGATGACATATTGACAGAGAAGCAAGATAAAgtagcaaatttttttctgcgagGTAGACACAGaaatatttcatgtttttaccTAAGTCAAACATAcactaaaataccaaaaaagagtGGTATTCGTGAAAACTTTAATTATGTCATCTTATTTAGACAAGATTTAGTCAACTTGAGACAGGTTTACACTGAATATGTAACAGATGTCACATTTGATAAGTTCCGTTCCATATGTAATAGTTGTTGGTATGAACCATATGGTTTTCTTGTGATTGATGTGGaaagtgaaaaatgtaaatataagAAAAAGTTTGATTCCTGTATAAAAACTCAGGCTACCACATGACTGGtattaaaaatcgtgtacaatTGTATGACTTATACAaagaattctttcaaaaaaactataaatagtAGTACATGAATGCTAACTTGATATAATATTTCAATGGCACATATTGAAGAAAATTATGATGATTTCATCGAACATTTTGAGTATAATGATTATAAACCACCACAATCTGAAGATATTAATCAGGCTGGTGGGGAATTTCCAATCACTATATATAGTGAGGACATCATAACATTACCTTGTGAAAGTGTACTAGTTTTCACAGGTCAAATCAAACTTGAAGAAACAACTGAAACCGCTACTAAAAATGTAAAGCCTATTGATCCCACTAAAATTGCTTTTGATACAAATGGTATTTTACATCGTTTTGATCACATTGAGTATAAAATTGGTGACAATAAAATTGATGACATTAGAAAACCAGGAACGGCTACAACTATGAAAGGTTTATTATCTTTTCAACCAAATATGTCACGCTCATTATCTGGTTGGGATATATATCCTAATTCGTCAAATAACCTGATCAATGATCAAGGATACTTCACTATAATAAAACCATTGAGTGAAGTGATGGGTTTCTTTGAAGATTTTCGTCAATGTATGGTACGTGTACCACAATCCTTGATATTTCATAATACTACTGCATCTGACAATATAATGATGTATTCAGATAATACAGGGTATAATGTCACTGTGATATTTAAAGAAATTATTTGGCGAATGAGACATGTAAAACTTCGAATAGATAAAGAAATTAAGTTGAGAAAAGAAGTATTGGGTAATACTAATTTTACTATGTTTTACCGTCATTGGTTATATCAATGCACAGCAATCCCTGCTCAATCTACAGAGTACACCTGGGAAATACCTGTTGCCTATTCCCGTGTAAAGTGGGTTATTGTAGCGTTTCAAAAAGACTCTAGCTACAGTATTAATAAAAGAATGAGtcaatttgaattatttaatgTAGAAAATGTGCAATTGTCCATTAACAACTACTGGCTATACCCCAAAGATCGTCTCAATGTTAAAGTTAGCGAAAGAAAAGCTGGTAATTTGTATGATATGTTTCTGTCATTCCCCAAATCATATTATAATAGACAAGAGCGTGATCCTATTTGTGATTATGGTACTTTTTTGTCCAAGTACCCTATGATTGCAATTGATTGTTCACATCAGCCTGAAACAGTTAAAGATTCACTGATCAATGCAAAATTGCTCATCAATCTTCGTGAAGGCTTTCCAATCAATGCCAAATTACACCTAGTTATGATTATGGATCGTAAAGTCATTTACAATCCTTTGACCAATCAAGTAATCACTTAGTAaatagtagtagtagtagtgcaaaaaatatgaaatagttttttttttttttttttttttaaatcatgtttcaaagaaataaattcaaaaaattatttcaattaaaaaaaaaaacaaattgagaCTGATGACTCATTTCCTGTTGCTAagataaaaaattctgagtatTCTAGCtagataaaacaaaaaattaagataaGATCAAAGAGAATACCACCTTGTTTACCACAAGTTAAAACTGATGACTCATGTCCTGTTGATAAGATAAGCACTTCTGAGAATTATTGCACAACATGTCTGTAGATAGAAGTTGGAGTGggggtaatgaaaaaaaaatatataagtaggAGTGGGGGTAATGAAAAATCTACAAATAGGAGTGCGCTGTTCATTAGAAGTCACTACTCATTGGGATCTCATACAGGACAGACGTGTTTTGTAGAAGTTGCATGCGCATCCCCCCactcctttttttctttctatttgaTTAGGAGTGGGGGTAATGAAAAGCCAATAAATAGGAGTGCGCTGTTCATTAGGAGTCACAACTCATTGGGATCTCATACATGACAGACGTGTTTTGTAGAAGATGCGCGCACATCCCCCACtcctttttttgtttctatttgattaggagtgggggggggggggtaataaaAAACCTATAAATAGGAGTGCGCTGTTCATTAGGAGTCACAACTCATTGGGATCTCATACATGACAGACGTGTTTTGTAGAAGTTGCACACGCGTCCCCACTCCTTTTTTCCTACTATTTCATTAGGAGTGGgggtaatgaaaaatatataaataggAGTGCACTGCTCGTTAGAAGTCAGAACTTGTTTTGATCTCACACATGTCAGTTGTTTGTGCTGTGTTACTTATACTAAGTATAATATAGGTAATTGGTTAATGTTATTTTAGATTAAGTATTAGATATATTTAGATTAGGTAACTATAGGTCAAGGTCGTCAATCTAGTGTTCTATATCCGATAATATTATAGAATACTTCTGggttaaggtcattgacctagtGAGTGTTCTATATTCAGTAAATTTATAGAACACTTCCTCATCAACTGTTCTATATCCAGTAAATTTATAGAATAtagaacaacaacaacaacaaactgCAACtgcatcaacaacaacaacaaactgcaactgcaactgcaactgcaactgcaactgcatcaacaacaacaacaacaacaacaacaaacttCCTGTAGTGTAGGGGTCAGTATAGAACACTTCCGGGTGTGCCCGGGAGTGTTCTATAGTGACCCCTATACTACTAttctggaataatttttcaagacgaaCAAAAAAGCTAGACCCTATCTCTAAAACCAAAGGGGCTACGGGCAATCATACTTTGCAAATACACATagaataagtaaattttttccaagtttttcaaaaattttcaaaagttgaatttttgtcacaattttgaagataaattCTTGTGTAACTTTTTATAAGACgagcaaaaaatgtcatttcatgaaattgttcaactttgaaatgaagcatacgtttccaaaacgcactaataagtccaaaaaaatattgataagaaattcatggtacttagtacaatttggatacgtagaaatggctcaaattggttgattttttaatatgctgTAGCCAAGATTCTTGGgcataacatatcaaaaaatcagccattatGGGatgcaactttatgctagatggccttgcaacctcaaaatctatgaaaatggacttagtgcgttttggaaacgtatgcctcaaattgaaggagccagaaacaaaaatttacaaaaattttgagacaccaataaaaatttatttgaccATGGAGCCTTCAGTTTTAGAGATAGGCAATTTAGTCAAAGaacctttttttgttcgtcttcaAATATTAttccagaaaattgaatttacgaAAATCCTTATACCcctgccccttcaattttcaaagtaggttTTTCGTAGATCAACGAAATATCAGCGTTCTGATCGGCGATCATCACTTCTATCCTTTCCCACGTCAACTCATGAAAAGAGACTACATGAACATCCAAAACCAGAAGCAATCCAGCTTCTTGATCAATGGACCTAATTTAGAATACTTCCTATTGGGACGATggtacttaaaatttttattcaagtttgtCAATGTTATATcaatgtacctatgtaagtacGGGAGAATGCCTATTGGCAGTATACCAGTACCAAATTAATAACTagtaaatgatgtaaaaaaattcacttacgTTCTACAAATACGTCAACCATTTCCCGAAATTCATCGCGTTCTTTCTCGAGATTATTGATATAACGGATTAGATCTTCACTTCCGCATTCCGCTTTCAGCTTTTCATAATCAGGGGtattattactcgtacttataaCTGAAACATAATTTACCGTTGgtattaatttcagaaaatacatACATTCCTATACAAAGcgttttggggtaatttttgaaatcaccaaTCTTCGTGTCAAGAGAAACCTACTGAActaatttttggttcaaattttgtaGACTGGTGTAAATTAGCGaattatttaaataggtaggtataacgtctgattttaaaaaatatcgtttttgcctcccttttttcaatttgaaaatttctttcccccctaaaacacttccaaaatgaacatttttcgtAGTACCGTAGAGAAGGGTCATTTACATCTtattcactatcaatgtgcaaaatttcaagcaaatcggttcgtTATTAGTACTCACCtacaatatttttatgaaatcattAAAATGTCTATTAATTCATTACGTAAGTAATAAATACCGAATTGGTATAATGGTGGTAAAACTagcaaataggtaagtaaatcgTTAAGAATATTATTATATCAGATTTAAATCTATTTACCAGAAACGATGTCCAATAAAATCACTGCTGAGAGAACTACAACAATAGCGAATATGATTttcatgtttgttttttttttaaataagattACTGAAAGCAAAGgacgaaattgaaatgatgaaagaCGAATATTAGTGCATGAAGTGAACTTCAATCAGATTAAATGAGAGTGTGGATTTATCTGATTGTCTTTCCGATTACACAAAACGATTAGATGGGTATCATTTTTCTATAGGTATCCacatcaaaatatttccctggtttcaggaataataagtacctatctttcaatatttcgaCATAATTAAGTAATACGAAATATCTGCGaagaaaagattttcaaaacacaaatttatttaaaaatctgcgattttcaaattttcaaccgcttagTAAAACCTTAAAAGTagtcttattttcattttggccaGGTCCATGAAACAGGTTGAGTtacgacaggagcgaaaaaaccacgattttttccaaaatgttcccTCTCTGAGAGTCAATTTCTCTCCACCAGGAGCACCTctcaagctaaaattttttctgagtaactttcaactcaaaatgaaggtctttgctaaatttaatcaaaatccgccgattttTGTAGGTGCACCTACTTCATAAACTCAATAAATTCAAACTCACAGCAGTAAATAGGAACACTCGAAGGAAACTTTACAGCACAAGAAGACAATGAAAACAGATACACAAGCAAGCTTTAATGTAAAACAATACACGTGAACGTGCATACACAATCAACTAATATAAATTTCTTATAAGTTAAGAGAAGCTCCGTAGGTAATAGAAATCTTAACCTATAAAAAGCTAGTTTTTCAGTTACCTACACACAGTAGGTAcacatacataattattatgtcATAGGGGTAAAATTTAACCAATAAAATTTCGCTAATTTATGAACTACCCGAAGTAGATTTAAAGCTTGTAAAATCACTACTTAGAGTTAGAACAAGACGATGGTTAAATTTTAACCTAGTTGAAAAactagtctgaaaaaaaaataccttgtACGCGAAATATCACTCATGTATATAAGTCCTATAAATTGAAacgataagaaaaaaagttcacgAACCAAGAAAATAACGTTTACTATAAGTAGATAGTGTATATCAACGTAGGGAAAAATTAAGTAATAtcatttgaattattatttatgtaggtacctactttagatGTATAAAATGGATGGGTAAGAGTAAAATAACATATTCGTTGAAGGTACTTTTAGAACCTTCTGACTTCAAGATACAGTtaaattcaagtacctatctgAAGCCAAACTGTTCcaaatttctatgaaaaaattttcgttatttcTATTTGAATTTCCATACGATTGAACTTTCCGACAGTAAGATACACCGGATGAAAAAATGGAACGCtattataataattaaaatatcacAACCGACTAGAACCAGATgaatataaaaataacaaagaaatttttgcaacgtcgtataaaacaaaaatgttggaaaactttttcatgataTCGAAACCAAGAATGAAATGCACGTAAAAGAGGTAACGGTAGATAATTGACGGGCCAGAggacatgttgaaaaaaattacgtattaaAAAACATTCGCATTcgtattgtatttttcaattctgtgtAAATATGAAGTTTGTAGCAGCGGAGCAAAAATTTCCTGGAATGATTTCGAAGTGGAACTTCTTAAGTTCTATAGTACATACgggtaaaattaaattaaatgcGTGAGTTGAAGCGAATAAAGCTTATGTAAATTATAATGATTCAAAATTAAGATTATCTGAGCTTAAAAATAGTCGGACCAGAAAATAATATGGGTGAGAGTGTGTAAGTGCTGAGTTTTCATTCCGAGATCGTATTTCCATGTTTTCGAATGATTGAATGACTGATGTAGGCTGATTGAAAGCATACTGGGATTGGACTAGAAGAAGTTTACTACGAAACTTCATTGTATTCCGGTCACTGATAATGAACAATGAGTATTTTATGCTAATGTAATTTAACGTATACAGATTGTAATATAAGGGTACGTATAGAAAAGATAAGGATAATATTCAAAACTGGGAATACTGATTGAATAATTTAACTAAACTGCAGTATTTAGCATATCTGGGTaaataatacctaattattCGTTCGTAACtgctcacgaaaaaaaaaatgaataaaataacgaTATACACATCATATTGTAAGTATGGTAACTAATAATAGACacataaaaaaacgaaaacaaaatataataaaaacaaaaaaagaaaaaccaaaggAAATGGATCTAAAATGGACGAAGGTTGTATAAAAAATACGACAAAAAATAGAGAGTGAAGGACTGAGATTAGAGTATTATAACGCGATTAATTTACTTTTACATTGAGTGGAGGCCCATTTCTCCTTGACTTTCGTATTTTCGCTGATTTGAAAGCTTTCTTGAGTACGTTCGAAATTACGTAACCTTCTAGGATCCAAATTGGAACTAAGGTTTTGCATACCTTTGGCAAGTTTAGACAACGGTGACGAAGGACTGACCAGTGCTGTGGTAGCGCTAGTGAATCCGGATCTCAGTGATCGAAAAGCGTTATCTTCGTGCGCACTTGAGGATAAATTAAGAGAAAGATCTTTATCCGAACTACTCCGTCCGATTTGTTCTTTTAGTACGAGAGTATCGACACCGTCGGATGAgtgacttttttccatttttacttCTGGACTCGAAATAGCTCCGAGGGGAAGACTAGCGGAAGCTTTATCTATAATGATTTCAGGATTGGCGCCGGAATCACAACGTTGGACGCATTCGGTTGATGTTCCAGTAACCGGATCTTTTTTCAGAGCTGATTCTATGTCTGCGTTGCTTAATACGATGCCAGCTGTAGGTAAGAAGGCTTCTTGAGAGGTGTTTGTGTCTGTTAGCTCGATCGATGTGTCTGGGACCTGGAAAAATTGGGGTAAAGTAAGACGATTTTACGGTTTGGAAGAAGatagaaataaaatataattttaaaatctgctaCGAGCTCGAAAAAACTTACAGTTTTATCTTTATTTTTcgagaatctgaaattttggccaaatttgttGAACTTACTGAACTGCTGCGAAACGTTAGATAATGCTTTAGAACCTACGAGCAAGCaaacattcaagtttttaatcatttaccaattaaaacaaccaaaaaaacaaaatatttcgaaaaccaccgaaaatattttttattcacttcggtttgaatttctcgatgaaTAAAACATCAACTCACCAACATTCTTCAAAGACGAAAACTGCACATCGgaagttttcaaattatctGGCATCAATAAGGATCCTTTACGTTGTAACATTCGCACATTGAGCTCCAACTCTCCAAGTCCATCCACTTCATAAGCCACTTGAATAGTTTCAGCAATCGCTCTCAATGATTCTAAAACAcgaaataataaagaaaattcattACTCAATGAAACGAAGAACAAACTTTGTTTGGAAAGCATATTGAATCAATGACACGAACCTATTTTCTCTTCGTCGGTTTTGATAGTGACCGCGATATTATTAAAGAATCGTAAATTGGTCGACTTGAAATTATAATGCATCGTGACGTTGGGTTTTTCTGGATTTGGACAATAATGTAAGACGAAGACCGGAGTATTTTGCGAGTTCTTCGATGGACTTAGTTTTTGCATGTGACCAGAAGAGTTTGACGGACTAGTTGGATTATTCCAAACGATGATTTCcaataatttgagattttttagagGAATTTCTTGGAATTTGGTTACT
The sequence above is a segment of the Planococcus citri chromosome 3, ihPlaCitr1.1, whole genome shotgun sequence genome. Coding sequences within it:
- the LOC135841092 gene encoding uncharacterized protein LOC135841092, with the translated sequence MGVQFRDYEMQLKKDVEKLPPVDLITKSLEEMLNFSKQQSQFRKGDKIDLGVSNPQFGHRYISTGYRKEDDHIDALKEKLMQILTSDGTVDLFKCTFNVHTITMPHGGARTRIVNLAKDLHTKKSVVEIRNNDNLCGPRAIIVGLTYYQNNILGRQLESSHIKTIRMGRLIQKELAEELCRHIGYNLEDTETGFTLKDFKKVEEKLDIQITVLNADFNNSVCYRGDEKDVKIHLYKQGEHYDTITNMKAFFGSKNFCEKCLTSYAKKDKHITCVKGAKCYLCRDVKHDPESIRRVFCKDCNRYCMNEQCLNQHKSFVCKTWYKCKTCNELERHDNAENHKCGYAKCRNCKQIVEKATHKCYMTMTSAKGGKCEGGCQNCDPTSKIKNKKCTYTEKYIFFDYEAQQETGQHIPNLIIAHDFSGNVYSFNTNDDFCAWLISRKHKNYTAIAHYARGYDAHFILQYCLKQTILPKTIYNGSKLMELKIKTLKLRIIDSHCFVPSALSDFPKTFALTELHKGYFPHLFNTVENKNYIGKIPDKRFYCANRMKPDARKKFVDWHNARVAEGYQFDMQKELFAYCNSDVDILRRGCLQLRNDFLGIANIDPFCYITIASVCMATYRSMYLKPNTIAVLNKELSDQFSDISLMWLKSLSNSENIAYAGNGGEVSLCGVKVDGFDSDTNTVYQFHGCFWHGCPDCYNEETVNKVNNYSMGDLYQKAMDRTEQLRLAGFTVIEMWQCKWLKSTEYRNYKASNITQQITNPLNPRDAFFGGRTEVFKLKKAVDGVNEKINYIDVCSLYPTVMYYDDYPVGHPTKIYSPANHDPSWFGFIKCRILAPYDLIIPLLPVKVMMNKTEKLLFPLCLKCAIESQSRCEHSATERQFVGTWSTVEVNKAIEVGYQVNTTYSKRPER